The following are encoded in a window of Naumovozyma castellii chromosome 10, complete genome genomic DNA:
- the FPR4 gene encoding peptidylprolyl isomerase FPR4 (ancestral locus Anc_4.342) has translation MSDMLPLATYNLNVEPYEPTPAIGLDLPVTIRITMAAIDPESLDDEKKPSTLRMIKRNPEFGEHDEGEDEEEDEDDDEHHHHHHHHDDHDHDHHHHHHHDHDDEEEEEQEKSHKKGKKKAHSKKDEESSSDEDLDDESDEESDDDEFEECILLTLSPETQFQQALDITIAPEEDVQFVVTGSYSVSLTGNYVKHPFDTPVEDEGEEASDEEEYDSEEELTPEEEELIQQIKDDEAAEEEEEEEEIEEIEDELDDDQLDADLEGLVNASDVDSHLEKLISKDEKKGQNKKRKQEEEVVEKTKKSKKTKKEEPSKEEKKVKKVEFKKNLEEGPTKKKQEPKIKTLEGGIVIEDRVVGQGPGVKRGARVGMRYIGKLKNGKVFDKNTSGKPFVFKLGRGEVIKGWDIGVAGMAVGGERRIVIPAPYAYGKQKLPGIPANSELTFDVKLVSMK, from the coding sequence ATGTCTGATATGTTGCCGTTAGCCACTTACAACTTAAATGTTGAACCATACGAACCAACGCCTGCTATCGGTTTGGATTTGCCTGTGACCATTAGGATCACAATGGCAGCTATCGACCCTGAATctttggatgatgaaaagaagCCTTCCACTTTGAGAATGATTAAGAGAAACCCAGAGTTTGGTGAGCAtgatgaaggtgaagatgaagaggaagatgaagatgacgatgagcatcaccaccaccatCACCACCATGACGACCATGATCACGaccatcaccatcatcatcaccacgatcatgatgatgaggaagaagaggaacaAGAGAAATCACATAAGAAAGGTAAGAAGAAAGCACATAGTAAGAAGGATGAAGAATCATCTTCAGATGAGGATCTCGACGATGAAagtgatgaagaaagtgacgatgatgaatttgaagaatgtATTCTATTAACCCTTTCTCCTGAGACTCAGTTTCAACAGGCATTGGATATTACCATTGCTCCCGAAGAAGATGTCCAATTTGTTGTTACTGGTTCCTATTCTGTTTCATTGACTGGTAATTATGTCAAGCACCCATTTGATACTCCagttgaagatgaaggtGAAGAGGCAAGCgacgaagaagaatatgatagtgaagaagaattgacaccagaagaggaagaactTATCCAACAAATAAAGGATGATGAAGCTGCcgaagaggaggaagaagaagaagaaatcgaGGAGATTGAAGATGAACTAGATGATGATCAATTAGATGCTGATTTGGAAGGTTTGGTTAATGCTAGTGATGTTGACTCCCAccttgaaaaattaatttccaaggatgaaaagaagggtcaaaacaagaaaagaaagcaagaggaagaagtcgttgaaaagacaaagaaatcaaagaaaactAAGAAAGAAGAGCCATCAaaggaagagaagaaagtaAAGAAAGTTGAGTTCAAGAAGAACTTAGAAGAGGGACCAACtaagaagaaacaagaaccaaaaataaaaacattAGAAGGTGGAATCGTTATTGAAGATCGTGTCGTCGGTCAAGGTCCAGGTGTTAAGAGAGGAGCAAGAGTTGGTATGAGATATATTGGtaaattgaagaatggGAAGGTTTTCGACAAAAACACAAGTGGTAAACCATTTGTCTTTAAACTAGGACGTGGTGAGGTTATAAAGGGTTGGGATATCGGTGTTGCCGGTATGGCTGTTGGAGGTGAGCGTAGAATTGTCATCCCAGCACCATATGCATACGGTAAGCAAAAGCTTCCTGGTATTCCTGCTAATTCTGAACTTACCTTTGATGTCAAGCTTGTTTCTatgaaatga
- the NCAS0J02110 gene encoding uncharacterized protein translates to MSSNSEENSQVPPLDATAAATKPKKAKKPKVKKPKDSAEASSSPAAEGTAEAKPKKAKKSKTKKSKESAEVSPAPADETTSAGVDAKPKKAKKSKVKKPKDSTESSPAPSNEPPAAEVAAEDAKSKKVKKPKAKKPKESTESSPAPGQEAAATEGATEDKPKKVKKSKAKKAKESVESSPAATESVSEKTAKKSKKPKAKKSTSPETTEEITEESTESKEKKTKTKKPKEKKSSPSTATSTAASKPVTSIAGVTIPGKTFDLTDVPPSKPAPKMVPEAYKLQTRVDYGTKGTKVDVLTNHILLSVGDDVPQDERASQLDPWWKSAFVYTYNITFAVPQSNSPRKGPAPALSKPKKYELVESLFHEDETLFKYKDRISFNGEDTLYSHVPLEEFTLFDGCWDVSNKQKKRRQEVVGLNSRAKEINDLAAQVTLKFADKVPLGDIYKATTSKDPEEQENKMANADKVALLSLMGVKFLNTKEQIFQLNGNKFFIFNEHAIATPFQIGGFLMHGFTVSLRYAYGSVLLNTVNVCLPFVKWTKYLPGDAKFKENEKTQYSLLDWIIECMHQASAQRGQKLRGPPSAKDINFFIDKNRDIKDLLKGLKCYRPYINYSVNPDGTPKPPKKMQAKGIVGFVRETPDSMKFRTLPSNMEKNGVPKPGEKEIMVTTTAYFAKKYDIKLKYPDVKMVSLGGSNVVPAECLTIVPGQKLKGLVYDEKAVIDFTALRPSEKFRAITNLALPAIKRALSTEEENAKAPHDSGYTFMKVPSRVIDAPVVQFKNTTVTYVDKPFGTKNGKNNHEETKGNWNLKDHKFITVPKEPMHLRAIFINDSDKSPPVSVMDELKASLSKFAEDVADVGVNFDVSMAPILINNFNAPIKKVTGGFGGRGGRGGRGGRGGRGGRGGRGGFGGGRGETTYELTPGEEKLRHLLANVPEKTYVLFVLGRGDDSAIYNRLKYLADLTYGVINNCVIWNKFRKCSTQYNVNVVMKMNLKLEGANHSLCAEDINLLKDEKSGLPFMILGADVTHYPEKDQNSISALVGSFDDKFAQFPGSYMLQSGPGEEIIAGIGNMVLQRLKLYQKHNNGKLPPKILFYRDGVSESQFSQIVQIEVKGLKQALKKFGSELNKGVNYNPSVTTICVVKRNQIRFMPLEQNAINEKGEVAAVQSFENVMPGTVVDRGITSSAHFDFFLQSQQPLKGTGVPCHYWCIYDENQFNSDYLQQVTHALCYLFGRSSTSIKVASPVYYADLLCERGAAFFKANFELAQYEFSKERKNRDDVIPTGKLLQPVHKNVTDIMYYI, encoded by the coding sequence ATGTCATCCAATTCGGAGGAGAACAGTCAAGTTCCTCCCCTTGATGCCACCGCTGCTGCAACTAAACCAAAAAAGGCCAAGAAACCAAAGGTTAAGAAGCCAAAGGATTCCGCTGAGgcatcttcatcaccaGCTGCTGAGGGCACTGCTGAAGCCAAGCCAAAAAAGGCTAAGAAATCAAAGACTAAGAAGTCAAAGGAGTCTGCCGAGGTATCGCCAGCTCCAGCTGATGAAACTACTTCTGCTGGTGTAGATGCTAAACCTAAGAAGGCTAAAAAGTCAAAGGTCAAGAAGCCAAAGGATTCTACTGAATCATCTCCTGCTCCAAGTAATGAACCTCCAGCCGCCGAAGTTGCCGCCGAAGATGCAAAGTCTAAAAAGGTTAAGAAACCAAAGGCCAAGAAACCAAAGGAATCTACTGAATCATCTCCTGCTCCAGGTCAGGAAGCCGCTGCTACTGAAGGTGCCACAGAAGATAAACCTAAGAAGGTTAAGAAATCAAAGGCTAAGAAGGCAAAGGAATCTGTTGAATCATCTCCTGCCGCCACTGAATCTGTCTCTGAGAAGACTGCAAAGAAATCTAAGAAGCCAAAGGCTAAGAAATCTACTTCTCCTGAAACAACTGAAGAAATAACTGAAGAATCTACCGAAtcaaaggaaaagaagacaaagacaaagaaaccaaaggaaaagaagTCATCTCCATCTACTGCCACTTCGACTGCTGCTTCAAAACCAGTTACTTCCATTGCGGGAGTCACCATTCCAGGCAAGACTTTTGATTTGACAGATGTTCCTCCATCTAAACCTGCTCCAAAGATGGTCCCGGAAGCCTATAAATTACAAACTAGAGTGGATTACGGTACTAAGGGTACCAAAGTGGACGTCTTGACTAATCATATACTACTATCTGTTGGTGATGATGTCCCTCAAGATGAAAGAGCCTCTCAATTGGATCCATGGTGGAAATCTGCATTTGTATATACCTATAACATTACTTTTGCCGTTCCACAGAGTAATTCACCACGTAAAGGTCCAGCGCCTGCTTTATCCAAACCAAAGAAATACGAATTGGTAGAATCTTTGTTTCACGAGGATGAAACCTTGTTCAAATATAAAGATCGTATCTCCTTCAATGGTGAAGATACTCTATACTCTCATGTCCCATTGGAGGAATTCACTTTATTTGATGGTTGTTGGGATGTCAGTAACAAgcaaaagaaaagaagacaAGAAGTTGTTGGTCTCAACAGTAGAGCCAAGGAAATTAATGACTTGGCTGCTCAAGTTACTTTAAAATTTGCTGATAAAGTCCCATTGGGTGATATTTATAAGGCTACCACTTCAAAGGATccagaagaacaagaaaataagatGGCTAACGCTGATAAGGTTGCTTTATTGTCTTTGATGGGTGTCAAATTCTTAAACACAAAGGAACAAATCTTCCAACTTAACggtaataaattctttatttttaatgaaCACGCAATTGCTACTCCATTCCAAATTGGTGGGTTCTTAATGCATGGGTTCACAGTTTCCCTACGATATGCTTACGGGTCCGTTTTGTTAAATACTGTTAACGTCTGCCTCCCATTTGTTAAGTGGACTAAATATTTACCAGGTGATGCTAAATtcaaggaaaatgaaaagactCAATACAGTTTGTTAGATTGGATTATTGAATGTATGCACCAGGCCAGTGCTCAAAGAGGTCAAAAGCTAAGAGGCCCTCCATCTGCCAAGgatatcaattttttcattgaCAAGAATAGAGACATTAAAGATCTATTGAAGGGTTTGAAATGTTACAGACCATACATTAATTATTCTGTTAACCCAGATGGAACTCCAAAACCACCAAAAAAGATGCAAGCTAAGGGTATCGTTGGTTTCGTAAGAGAGACTCCAGATTCTATGAAATTCAGAACTTTACCAAGTAACATGGAAAAGAATGGTGTACCAAAACCAGGTGAAAAGGAAATCATGGTCACAACAACCGCCTACTTTGCCAAGAAGTATGAcatcaaattgaaatacCCAGATGTTAAAATGGTGAGTCTAGGTGGTTCGAATGTTGTCCCAGCTGAATGTTTAACCATTGTTCCAGGTCAGAAATTAAAGGGTTTGGTTTATGACGAAAAAGCCGTTATTGATTTCACTGCTTTAAGACcaagtgaaaaattcagaGCCATCACCAACTTGGCATTACCTGCCATTAAGAGAGCTTTATcaactgaagaagaaaatgctAAGGCTCCACATGATTCTGGTTACACTTTCATGAAGGTCCCATCTCGTGTCATTGACGCTCCTGTGGTTCAATTCAAGAACACTACAGTCACATATGTGGATAAACCATTTGGTACTAAGAATGGTAAGAATAATCATGAAGAAACTAAGGGTAATTGGAATTTAAAGGATCATAAATTCATTACTGTTCCAAAGGAACCAATGCACTTGAGAGCTATCTTTATTAATGATTCTGATAAGTCTCCACCAGTTTCTGTCatggatgaattgaagGCCTCTTTGAGCAAATTCGCTGAAGATGTCGCTGATGTCGGTGTTAACTTTGACGTATCCATGGCCCCAATTTTAATTAACAATTTTAATGCCCCAATAAAGAAGGTTACTGGTGGCTTTGGTGGTAGAGGTGGACGTGGTGGTAGAGGCGGCCGTGGTGGCCGTGGTGGTAGAGGAGGTCGTGGTGGTTTCGGCGGTGGCCGTGGTGAAACTACTTATGAATTAACTCCAGGTGAAGAAAAACTACGTCACTTGTTAGCCAACGTCCCAGAAAAGACTTATGTCTTATTCGTCTTGGGTCGTGGGGATGACTCTGCTATTTACAACagattgaaatatttagcTGATTTGACGTACGGTGTCATTAACAATTGTGTTATTTGGAACAAGTTCAGAAAGTGTTCCACTCAATACAATGTTAATGTggtaatgaagatgaactTGAAGTTAGAAGGTGCTAACCACTCCTTATGTGCAGAAGATATAAACTTACTGAAGGATGAAAAATCAGGATTACCATTCATGATTTTAGGTGCTGATGTTACACATTATCCAGAAAAGGATCAGAATTCTATCTCTGCATTGGTGGGTTCTTTTGATGACAAATTTGCTCAATTCCCAGGTTCATATATGTTACAAAGTGGTCCAGGTGAAGAAATAATTGCTGGTATCGGTAACATGGTTCTACAGAGATTGAAACTGTATCAAAAGCACAACAATGGCAAACTACCTCCAAAGATTCTATTCTACAGAGATGGTGTTTCTGAATCCCAATTCTCAcaaattgttcaaattgAAGTTAAGGGTTTGAAACAagcattgaagaaattcgGTAGTGAATTAAACAAGGGTGTCAACTATAACCCATCTGTCACCACAATTTGTGTTGTCAAGAGAAATCAAATTAGATTTATGCCACTTGAGCAAAATGCTATAAATGAAAAGGGTGAAGTTGCTGCCGTTCAATCATTCGAGAACGTTATGCCAGGTACTGTTGTTGATCGTGGTATCACCTCTAGTGCTCACTTCGATTTCTTCTTGCAATCTCAACAACCATTGAAGGGTACTGGTGTTCCATGTCATTACTGGTGTATCTACGACGAAAATCAATTCAATTCTGATTACTTGCAACAAGTTACTCACGCTTTGTGTTACTTATTCGGTAGATCGAGTACAAGTATTAAGGTCGCATCTCCTGTTTATTACGCTGATTTATTGTGTGAACGTGGTGCTGCATTCTTCAAGGCTAACTTTGAGCTTGCTCAATACGAATTTTCTAAGGAGAGGAAGAACAGAGATGACGTTATACCGACCGGTAAATTACTACAACCTGTTCATAAGAATGTCACTGACATCATGTACTACATATGA
- the VPS70 gene encoding putative zinc metalloprotease (ancestral locus Anc_4.348), producing MSQNSNYGSNSIDEDLETLPPFLGLDNLDNDGSDLFDNDTEQIRTRHRSNTISSIVSVYELVKEHLDKKRFAYLVLASLFLYLGFVMAFAPRTSLSRDFRRAHSSKLTTAEVYRIYLSSLQVENHAETHLKNLSENGRDDNRDGLNLQYLEDQFHDLGFHPKLTKYYPWISRPLDVDVQLLRDGKSIFKATMEEDDVEYEDSSNSFTRGFHAYSCNGDVTAQYIFSNYGSLEDYKQLIENNINIEGKIHIIRHGKLLPGIKVKNAELYGASGVILYTDPYDDGEVTTANGYKSFPDGPARNPRSIERSSVEYFSESPGDPTTPGYASRYFDIERMSPAGRLPRIPSVPLSSNEVTFILKHLKKNGHRFDSKGSIEGFHYYSGPSEKGLEIRLFNKQDYAVKEVTDLEVRIPGIFTDGEIIVGSHRDTWGVGGSSGSYSGTAVLLEIARGLSELKKLGWKPLRSIKLISWDNELFAKTGSVEYAEQHTAILKRNTLAYINLDSAISGSEFSCKANPLLHDIIYKAAKFTNFKGEENWTLFDEWKKSTNATIDYVNGDAEFFAFQYNLGVASVEFSFKNNGTGDAIYHKHSSYDNLSWLKSYVDSDFQLHNTLAMFTGLTTLMIGETELLPYQTHPYLKEISERYEFWNKKLLTVFSHDRELANLASSVSNLIKLATWKDSLAFDKENYLLHLECTHDLPLWSFFKKFKLYVRLLRSNNKLKQLDRLFITNRGLKGREWFKHSIVAPDKFIGSKTCLLPGLHESLLDTDRDAVVQWLKILQSQFSNIRYLLQ from the coding sequence ATTTGGATAAAAAAAGATTTGCCTATCTGGTACTGGCTAGTTTATTCCTTTATCTGGGGTTCGTTATGGCTTTTGCACCAAGGACCTCTCTTTCAAGAGATTTTAGAAGAGCTCATTCAAGTAAATTGACTACGGCTGAGGTCTATAGGATTTATTTGAGTTCATTACAGGTAGAAAACCATGCAGAAACTCATCTAAAAAACTTGAGTGAAAATGGTAGAGACGATAATCGTGATGGATTGAATTTGCAATATCTTGAAGATCAATTTCATGATCTTGGGTTTCATCCCAAAttaacaaaatattatccatGGATAAGCCGACCTTTGGATGTGGATGTGCAATTGCTTAGGGATGGCAAATCCATTTTTAAAGCTACAATggaggaagatgatgtAGAATATGAggattcatcaaattccttTACGAGGGGGTTCCATGCATACTCGTGCAATGGTGATGTAACAGctcaatatattttttccaattaCGGTTCCCTGGAAGATTATAAACAACTGATAGAAAATAACATTAATATTGAAGGAAAGATACATATAATACGACATGGTAAACTTCTGCCCGGTATTAAGGTGAAGAATGCAGAACTTTACGGTGCGTCTGGTGTCATATTGTATACAGATCCATATGATGATGGGGAAGTTACTACCGCAAATGGATACAAGAGCTTTCCTGATGGGCCAGCAAGAAATCCAAGAAGTATTGAAAGAAGCTCTGTCgaatatttttcagaaTCACCAGGTGATCCAACAACGCCAGGGTACGCCTcaagatattttgatattgaacGTATGTCTCCTGCGGGGAGATTACCAAGAATTCCTTCTGTTCCACTCAGTTCGAACGAAGTAACCTTTATCTTGAagcatttgaaaaaaaatggtcATCGATTCGATTCCAAAGGTTCTATCGAAGGgttccattattattctgGTCCATCTGAGAAGGGTTTGGAAATACGTTTATTCAACAAGCAGGATTATGCTGTCAAAGAAGTAACTGACCTGGAAGTAAGAATTCCTGGCATCTTCACAGACGGTGAGATAATTGTAGGAAGCCATAGAGATACATGGGGAGTAGGTGGTAGCAGCGGTTCCTACAGCGGGACTGCTGTCCTACTAGAAATAGCCCGTGGATTAAGTGAGCTCAAGAAACTTGGCTGGAAACCGCTGCGGTCCATAAAATTGATTAGTTGGGATAATGAACTATTCGCTAAAACAGGTTCTGTAGAATACGCAGAACAGCATACAGCAATATTGAAACGTAATACTTTAGCTTATATCAATTTAGATTCAGCTATATCAGGTTCAGAGTTTAGTTGCAAAGCTAACCCATTGCTGCATGATATCATTTATAAGGCTGCAAAATTCACTAACTTTAAGGGGGAGGAAAATTGGACTTTATTTGACGAATGGAAAAAAAGTACTAATGCTACCATTGATTATGTAAATGGTGATGCTGAATTTTTTGCATTTCAATATAATCTAGGAGTGGCCTCTGTTGAATTctcttttaaaaataacGGAACAGGTGATGCCATATACCACAAACATTCCTCGTATGATAATTTATCCTGGCTTAAGTCGTATGTAGATTCAGATTTTCAATTGCATAATACATTAGCGATGTTCACAGGGCTTACGACATTAATGATAGGCGAAACAGAATTACTACCTTACCAAACGCACCCATACttaaaagaaatttctGAAAGGTATGAATTCTGGAATAAAAAATTGCTAACTGTATTTTCTCATGATAGAGAGTTGGCTAATTTGGCTTCAAGcgtttcaaatttaattaaattagCGACCTGGAAAGATAGCCTTGCCtttgataaagaaaattatttgttgcACCTAGAATGTACGCATGATTTACCATTATGGtcattttttaaaaaattcaagCTTTATGTTAGGTTATTAAGATCGAATAATAAGTTAAAGCAATTAGACCGACTCTTTATTACAAATCGTGGTTTGAAAGGCAGAGAATGGTTTAAACATTCCATTGTAGCTCCAGATAAGTTTATCGGTAGCAAAACGTGTCTTTTACCTGGTCTACATGAATCTTTATTGGATACGGATAGAGATGCTGTAGTTCAATGGTTGAAAATTCTGCAAAGtcaattttccaatataaGATATTTACTGCAGTAA